AATGTGAATGGCTCCTTCATTTATGTTAATATTAGACTGTGAATGTCTCTTCATTATTGTTGTTTGTTGGACTGTGAATGTCTATTTCATTAGTGCTACTATTAGACTGTGAATGTCTCTTCATTAGTGTTATTAGACTGTGAATGTCTCTTCATTAGTGTTATTAGACTGTGAATGTCTCTTCATTAGTGTTATTAGACTGTACATGTCTCCTTCATTTTTGATACTATCAGACTGTGAATGTCTACTCcttagtattgttattatactgTGAATGTCTCTTCATTATTGTTACTGTTAGACTGTGAATGTCTCTTCATTAGTGTTATTACTAGATGTGAATGTCTCTTCATTATTGTTATTAGACTGTGAATGTCTATTCATAATCGTTACTATTATACTGTGAATGTCTCTTCATTATTGTTACTGTTAGACTGTGAATGTCTCTTCATTAGTGTTATTAGACTGTGAATGTCTCTTCATAATCGTTACTATTAGACTGTGAATGTCTCTTCATTAGTGTTATTAGACTGTGAATGTCTCTTCATTAGTGTTATTAGACTGTGAATGTCTCTTCATAATCGTTACTATTTGACTGTGAATGTCTCTTCATTAGTGTTATTAGTCTGTGAATGACTTTTCATTTTTTGTTATTAGTCTGTGAATGTCTCTTCATTAGTGTtgttattataaggtgaatgtcTCTTCATTAGTGTTATTAGACTGTGAATGTCTCTTCATAATCGTTACTATTTGACTGTGAATGTCTCTTCATTAGTGTTACTATTAGACTGTGAATGTCTCTTCATTAGTGTTAAGAGACTGAGCATGTCTCCTTAATTAGTGTTATTAGACTGTGAATGTCTCTTCATTAGTGTTACCATTAGACTGTGAATGTCTCTGTGAATGTCTCTTCATTAATGTTATTATACTGTGAATGTCTCCTTCATTAGTGTTACCATTAGACTGAGAATGACTCCTCCCTTTTATTAGTACAACGCGACTGTTTCCCCTGGTTGGGAACCTACTCCCTTGTTAATGTGGAGTCGACAGGTTCCAGATTGGAAAGGCTAACAGGCAGAAAGTGTTAAGGAGAGAACCGATATATTTTGACCATTACAATACCGGACTGTTCTTACTATCAGGGATCAGAGCACTCTGTGGATGTTTCAATTCTTCAGTGAGACGCCGCTATCAATCTCTTTATGCATATTACATCAACCAGCCTACAGTGCCATTTAAATAATAATTAAAGTGCCTTACTTTTACATGTTTGTAGGACTGGTCCTCCAGTTGCAGcggggtgtgtgtggggctggggagagagagtgtgagactgGCAGGGGgagcaggaggagaggcaggcaggcTTGTGCTGCTCTGGTCCTGGCTGTGATCTGCAGGGCTGCAGGGAAAGTTGactgcctctttctctcctctctcccatagtcctgATCCTTCACTTTGCCCTCGGAGGTGCAGGccgctgtgtgtctgtggtgggGTTGGTCTTTTGGAgtgttcctcttcctcctcctgcttgGTCTCtacatccacctctccttcctccccctctcctccgctCTCAGAGGCGTAGCTGCAGCTGGTCGTGGGGGACAGGTGGAGCTCTGACCCAAACTCCTCCAGGTTGCCATGGAGCTTGGCGATGCTTTCTGCGTCCTTGACGACGGGTCGGAAGGCTGAGTGGTAGTAGGCTTTCCTGGCCTGGAGAGACGGGGTGTCCAACACCTTCAGCCAGCCCTCTGAGGTCACAGGGTGCAAATCAGAGGTCAGAGTGGAGGAGTCAAGGTCAAACAGACCTGACCTGGGTGTGGCTCCCATGCCTGGCCCCGCCCCTGGGTGTGGGGGCTCTGATAGGTCGAGGAAGGCCTGCCTGAGGGAGGGGCTCTCGGCCAATGAGGACAGAGTGTTGACGGAGGGCTGTGGCTGCAGGTAGGTGGGCACTGGGAGGCCCCCAGCTGCCCTAGGGGGCCAGAACATGCAGAATGGAGGATAGAAGGTGTCTTTACGACCGGGCCACAGCAGACCTGACAGACCAGTGTTCTTCTGTCCTCCAGCCACCTCACTGTCATCTTTCTTCTGACAGAGGCTGAAGGCTGGGAAGGAGTAGGGGCTGGGGAACAGGGAAGTGTGGGCGAACTTCTGCAGCATGCCGAACCCTTTACTGGGCACAGGGATCACCGGGTAGCTGCGAGGGTTCTTACGGGGAGACAGGCTGCTTCCAtccaggtcctcctcctcctcgaagCGGCTCCTCTTCTGGACCAGGTCAGGGGTCATCATGTGGGGCAGACCAGAGTTCACAACCTTCCCCGGCCCCATGGGGGAGCAGTGAGATGAGGGTAGACACCGCTTCCTGCTGCCACCATTAAACATGGCCTTCACGTCCTCCCAGGCAAAcgccaggtcatcaggaggggtTTTATCTGACAGCTTCAGGTGGCGTCTCCAGGAGTTGAAGTTAGCAGCGTCCGGCTGGGTGTACTTGGCTTCAGGAGTACGGTGAGAGTGGAAGATGAACTTGTTAGGAGAGAAGTACATGTTGCAGTAGGAACACTTGATGCACTTGGCTCTGCTGCTGTTGTAGCGCGCTGGGATGAAGTTACCACGGCTACCCCAGGCACACTCGTGTGACACATCAAAGGCGAAGTTGTCGGGCAGTTTGGGGGGGTTGTTCTCCCCCAGGAAGGACTTACAGAGCCGCTCCGCCTCTCGCTTGGTGATCATGCCACAGCGGCGGGAGGAGATGGGCATGGCGCCAGCTCGCCTCAGGATCTCCAGCTGGACAGGGGTGCACTGAACACAGGTGATACCCAGCGCCACGCGGCGGTTGTGGATCTCGTTATAGCTGTAGTTCTTCAGCAGGGTGTTGGAGATCTGGGCCAGACACAGCCGCTCCTGATGGTCGATCACCAAGGAGACGATGGGTACACCATACAGAACCACTTGACCCACCTGGTTGGGCTTCAGGGAGGAGGAGTGGGGGGGTCTGGGGGGGGTCAGGGGCTCCTGCTGGTACGAGCTGGGGGAGGTCGTCATGGTAGCGCTGGTGTAGGTTGTGTTGCCGTGGAGTCTGATTGGAGGATACTGTGCTGAACATATGAGTCAGAGGTTAAACTGAACATCAGTCAGACACTCTTTTAGTTGTAATAATAATGACAATAACAACAATCAGCACTTTGTATTATTATCAAAAAGGATTTTCCTAATGGTGAAGAACTTGATTG
The DNA window shown above is from Salmo salar chromosome ssa13, Ssal_v3.1, whole genome shotgun sequence and carries:
- the skor2 gene encoding SKI family transcriptional corepressor 2, whose protein sequence is MTTSPSSYQQEPLTPPRPPHSSSLKPNQVGQVVLYGVPIVSLVIDHQERLCLAQISNTLLKNYSYNEIHNRRVALGITCVQCTPVQLEILRRAGAMPISSRRCGMITKREAERLCKSFLGENNPPKLPDNFAFDVSHECAWGSRGNFIPARYNSSRAKCIKCSYCNMYFSPNKFIFHSHRTPEAKYTQPDAANFNSWRRHLKLSDKTPPDDLAFAWEDVKAMFNGGSRKRCLPSSHCSPMGPGKVVNSGLPHMMTPDLVQKRSRFEEEEDLDGSSLSPRKNPRSYPVIPVPSKGFGMLQKFAHTSLFPSPYSFPAFSLCQKKDDSEVAGGQKNTGLSGLLWPGRKDTFYPPFCMFWPPRAAGGLPVPTYLQPQPSVNTLSSLAESPSLRQAFLDLSEPPHPGAGPGMGATPRSGLFDLDSSTLTSDLHPVTSEGWLKVLDTPSLQARKAYYHSAFRPVVKDAESIAKLHGNLEEFGSELHLSPTTSCSYASESGGEGEEGEVDVETKQEEEEEHSKRPTPPQTHSGLHLRGQSEGSGLWERGEKEAVNFPCSPADHSQDQSSTSLPASPPAPPASLTLSLPSPTHTPLQLEDQSYKHVKTHKSRDHGLPVYATKENSKTADENKEPSNFFVSETKSSDPEYWREMAGDQTQDGSSPVPLKEDVENMEKEELQKVLLEQIDLRRRLEQEFHALKGNSPFPVFRRSTSLSHTLSLPRCLTP